GGGTATGAGCCATAACATTTCTAGAACGCATGAGTACATGGCTATTCTTGTCCCCAGCGGATTGGACGTACTACGGGGAAGGGAGAAAACGTCGGGTGTGGAGTATAGAAGCTTTATGCTCAGCGGGCCGGGTACGAATAAGACAAGGGCTGGCCGCCCGAATAGCTTTTATGCTGTTCTGGTTGATCGCAAGGCAAGAAAGGTAGTCGGAGTAGAGCCGCCACCCAAAGCTGCGAAATACCCAACAGACCCTACTAAAGATGGGTATGAGCGTATCTATCCGATCAACCAGGCTGGCGAGGAGAAGGTCTGGTGTCGCACCTTCGAATCAGCACGTTCCTTAGTAGCACAAGGTGCAATTGTCCTCACGGATCAAGGGACACTAAAAATTGCAATTGATACGACCGGACGCAGGCGCAGCCTCATGAGTAATTGGACCGACAGTAGATACAACGCTGGGCCTCACGGGACCGCTCTTATCGCAGATATTCTAGGCGTGCGGGATCTTTTCGCTTATCCAAAGTCCCTGTTCACTGTAATGGATGCTATCGAGGCCATGACTTGGTTCGCTGAGGAGCCAAACATCCTCGACTACTTCGCCGGCTCCGGCACCACGGGGCACGCGGTCATCAACCTCAACCGCGAGGACGGCGGGCGGCGCAAGTTCATCCTGGTGGAGATGGGCGACTACTTCGACACGGTGCTCGTGCCGCGCATCAAGAAGGTCATCTTCACGCCGGAGTGGAAGGACGGAAAGCCCAAGCGTATGGCCACGCCGGAGGAGGCCGAGCGCAGCCCGCGGATCCTCAAGATCCTGCGCCTCGAATCCTACGAGGACACGCTGAACAACCTGGAATTGAAGCGCACCGAGGCGCAACAGACGTTGCTCGAACAGCACCCGGAGTTCCGCGAGGACTACATGCTCCGCTACATGCTGGATGTGGAGAGCCGCGGCAGCGCCTCGCTTTTGAATATCGACCGCTTCGAGGATCCGTTCAATTACAAGCTCGAGATCGCCACCGGCACGGCCGGCGAGACGAAGCCGACGGTGGTGGACCTAGTCGAGACCTTCAACTATCTCCTCGGCCTCCGCGTGAAGAAGAAGAAGATGGACGACGTCCGCGGCGTGCGCGTGGTAACGGGCACGAACCCGCAGGGGGAACGGGTGCTCATCCTCTGGCGCAACACCAAGGAGCTGGGCAACGACGCCCTCGACGCCTGGTTCCGCAGGCAGGGCTACAACACCAAGGACCAGGAGTTCGACGTCATCTACGTGAACGGCGACAACAACCTGGAGAACCTCCGCAAGCCAGACCAGACCTGGAAGGTGCGGCTCATCGAGGAGGAATTCCAGCGGCTCATGTTCGACGTGGCGGACGTGTAGGAGGCAAACGCTGATGGCCCGAAGGAAGACATCGCCAGGTCGCCAAGTCTCCCAGTCTCCCACCCTCAAATTCGATCAGCGGCTGGTGCTCCACCAGTGGCTGCTCGGCCTCTTCGGCGCGTCGAGCTTCGAGCGTCTCGCCGCCAATCTGAAAGCCCCGGAGCTGGAAGGCTTCGACGAGAACAACGTCAGCCGTTTCTACCAAGCGCTGTGCCTGCACATTCCGACAGAGAAACGCCCGCATCTGCCGGATGACCTGCTTCTGGCCTACGACCAGAACATCGTGCGCCATTGGAAGCGGATCACGGAGCGGCGGAATCACGCGGGGCCGTTCCTCTATCCCAAGTACTTCCAGTACCTGGCGCTGCTCTTCACCGAGATTTACCTCGATCGGTACTTTCGCAACCCGGACGGGTTGCTCGCCGAGCTCAACGCCCACGTGGAGACCTTCAACGCCGACGCGCCGGAACCAAGCCGCATAGAGCCCTACACGAGGCAGGACCTCAACAAGCTGGCGTTCTGGATGGCCACCGGAAGCGGCAAGACGCTTCTGATGCACATCAACATCCTCCAGTACCAGCACTACCTGAGAAAGCACAACCGCGAGCAGGCGCTAAACCGGATCATCCTGCTGACGCCGAACGAGGGGCTGTCGCACCAGCATCTGGAGGAGTTCCAGCTTTCGGGCATCGAGGCCGAGCTGTTCTCGAAGGAGGGACGGGGTCTTTTCACGGGTCGCGCGGTGGAGATCCTCGATATCCACAAGCTGCGCGATGAGATGGGCGAAAAGACTGTAGCCGTGGACGCCTTCGAGGGGAACAATTTGGTCCTCGTGGACGAAGGGCATCGCGGCACCAGCGGCGCGCAAGAAGGCGCCTGGATGCAGAAGCGGAACCAGCTCTGCGAGAACGGATTCTCGTTCGAGTACTCGGCGACCTTCGGCCAGGCGATGAAGGCCAGCGGGAACCGCGCGCTGGAGCAGACGTATGCCAGGTGCATTCTCTTCGACTACTCGTACAAGTACTTCTACGGCGACGGGTACGGCAAGGACTACCGCATCTTGAACCTGGCCGACGACTCGGACGAGAACGTCCGCCGCCGGTATCTCACCGCCTGCCTTCTTTCGTTCTACCAGCAACTGAAGCTCTATCGGGACAAGCCTGGAGACTTCCGGCAATTTCTCATCGAACGTCCGCTCTGGATCTTCGTCGGCGGCAGCGTCAACGCGGTCCGCACGCAGAATAAACGCAAGGTCTCCGACGTCGTGGATATCCTTCTGTCCCTGGCGACCTTTGTGCGCGAGCGCGACGAAAGCGTGACAGCTATCGAGCGCCTGCTCGCAGGACGCTCTGGACTGCTCGACGCCAAGGGGCGGGACCTCTTCCAAGGCACATACGCCTATCTCAATACGCTCGGCCTCTCGCCCCAGCAGGTCTTCGAGGACATCCTGCGCGTGCTGTTCAATGCCGCCACGACAGCCGCGCTACACGTGGAGCATCTCAAGGGCACCGATGGCGAGGTCGCGCTGCGGCTTGGTGACAACGACGCCTTCGGCGTGATCAACGTTGGCGACGCCCCGGCCCTCTGCAAGCTCTGCGAGGAACAGAGGGAACTGGTCGTCACGGAGAAGGAATTCTCCGGCTCCCTCTTCCGCGCCCTCAATGACGAGACGTCCACGATCAACATTCTGATCGGCTCCAAGAAGTTCATCGAAGGCTGGTCGAGCTGGCGGGTCAGCACCATGGGCCTCATGAACATCGGGC
This window of the Meiothermus cerbereus DSM 11376 genome carries:
- a CDS encoding DEAD/DEAH box helicase family protein, producing MARRKTSPGRQVSQSPTLKFDQRLVLHQWLLGLFGASSFERLAANLKAPELEGFDENNVSRFYQALCLHIPTEKRPHLPDDLLLAYDQNIVRHWKRITERRNHAGPFLYPKYFQYLALLFTEIYLDRYFRNPDGLLAELNAHVETFNADAPEPSRIEPYTRQDLNKLAFWMATGSGKTLLMHINILQYQHYLRKHNREQALNRIILLTPNEGLSHQHLEEFQLSGIEAELFSKEGRGLFTGRAVEILDIHKLRDEMGEKTVAVDAFEGNNLVLVDEGHRGTSGAQEGAWMQKRNQLCENGFSFEYSATFGQAMKASGNRALEQTYARCILFDYSYKYFYGDGYGKDYRILNLADDSDENVRRRYLTACLLSFYQQLKLYRDKPGDFRQFLIERPLWIFVGGSVNAVRTQNKRKVSDVVDILLSLATFVRERDESVTAIERLLAGRSGLLDAKGRDLFQGTYAYLNTLGLSPQQVFEDILRVLFNAATTAALHVEHLKGTDGEVALRLGDNDAFGVINVGDAPALCKLCEEQRELVVTEKEFSGSLFRALNDETSTINILIGSKKFIEGWSSWRVSTMGLMNIGRNEGPQIIQLFGRGVRLKGKDFSLKRSRRLEGVSAPRNIETLETLNIFGIRADYMRQFKEYLEEEGLPANEDRIEFVLPVIKNLGSKKLKMVRLREGIDFKKDGPKPALDEPPDYLVRHPVVVDWYPKLQAMASGAGGTNGQAAERDRCYFEESHLAFLDFDAIYFELQQFKNERGWYNLTIPRDGLVSLLKQKEKKWYTLYIPKEEMGFRSFQQVLRWQEIATALLKKYLDRYYKFKKQEFEGKLLEYQELSEDDPNFVSEYRLLIEQSREDIVQKLNEIKKLIESGSLKEAEFSSLAFEQGSFKAVAFAGHLYQPLIYAGDNLIEVKPVVLENEGERDFVLDLQAFCESEKGKEFLKDKELYLLRNLSRGRGIGFFEAGNFYPDFILWLLANGKQYVTFIDPKGLRNLEGPEDPKIQFHQTIKELKDQLGDPAVVLNSFIISSTPFNQVKWWNGGMAKEGFEARNVFFQREDQNTYIGKLLTQVTQG